CCTGCCCGAGTTTTGGATCGCATCATTCAACTCTTCCATTGCGATGGAGAACTTAACAGCAGCAAACACAGGCAAGGAGATTTGAGACAGTAAAACGCCAGTAACGATAGACGACGTGACTTTTTGCCATAGAGGGGCTTTAATTTTCGTTCTATTCATTATTTAGCACCTAAGTAAGCTTGTAGTTGAGCTGCATAGTTCGGGTTAGGAACAAAGAATGTGATACCGCTATTAATGATTGGGATAAACCTGCTTGGCTTTGTCGGTTTTGGAGGCGCAGGGGGCGTATACGTTCCTCCTGGACCGAAAGTAATTTCGTCATAATCATTTACGTTGGAACCAAAACCTGAGTGCGCATGGCCTTCCACGAGAAAGACAAATGGATATTTGGCTGTTGATTCGTCCTGGGTAAGCTCAGGGATCGAGGTGGTGGTCCACCAATGAGTGGATTTCTTTATACACTTACCGAATATTTTTCGAGTACAATATCTACGAGAATGCTCGGTTCTGGTTGTTGATTCCCAAACTGTTCTCAAGTTAAGACCACGCTGATAAACATTTTTTATATCACTTATCAAATCAGTTTTTATTTCTACCGCACTATGGTTGTTATGGAAGTCCTGGCTTTTTAAAAGAGCCTTATCACCAATAAGAATCTTCGATGCAGGGGATAGTGCCTTTATGTACTGAACGTATATATCGTTCGATGTGGTTTGGTTGCCACTCTGAGTCGTATGATTGACCTTTATCGTATCGGCCCAAATTGAGTACCTTTCGTTGGTGATTAAAGGCGCCTGAATAATGGTATTTCCCGTCCAAGACTCGGCTATGGAAGAAATATTCCAGAAATGATGCTTGAGTCGAATGTCGAGAATCAACTCAGCCGAGGTTATCACCTGTGTACTCTCGTACGTATCTAGTCTTAGTCTTGCAGAACATTTAGGCGGAATACTGGCAGTACATATAGGGCTGCCAATAACTTCATAGGGATTTACGTTAACAAAATCCCTAGCTTCAACCTTGACGTTCTGGCCTAGAATATAGGCTGAGAGTGTAGATACTGGAACTTTGTTCATATTAGATGGTGCAGGAGGTACAGCTAGTTTTGCACCATCTTTTATCGTATTTATATATGATGAACGAGCAGCGATATGGTTAGTGGTTTTTGGTGTCAGGCGATAAGGGTAGAGAGAGCCATTCGTGATAACGTTATCGGACTTCAAATGAATAAATTCACCGACCAATACACCACCAAACTGATTTTTTATAAATGCAGAGCCGTCAATTAAGAGCTCTTTTGAAGTTTCTATATCTCCCTCGTTGATCACGCTGCCTGCTTTTAAGTGCGCATTTTCAGCTGAAACTGCTCCGGTTACCTCAATCTTTTGGAGAGCAACCAACTCTACCTCAGCACCCCAAATATTCTCGGTTTGATACTCCACCACACCTCCAGGAGGCGTCACGAAGACATTGTTCGTGGAATCAATCGTCACTTTGTTAGTGGCGAGTATCTTGTCTACTACGGTAATGTCGCCGTTTGACTTAACAAAGACGGACTCCAAAGGGATTACAGATTGATTTTTGTATCTGCCTATGTAATTCCAAACGCCTTTGGCTTGAACTAAACCGTCTAGGAATATGTTGCCATTCTCGTGTGTAGACTCTAGGTGTAGATTACCCACTTTTACATCAGCGTTGTTGGTTAGAGTCAGTGCGTTACCAGAAAGTGTGCTGAATTCTGCATCAGATTGACGGTCTGCATAGCGAAAGTTGAGTTTGCCGACAATGACTTGAACATCACCATTTGCAACATCTAAGGGGCCAGATGGATCGATTTGTTTGCTTTCTTGACCTCCAACTTTAGTGATCCTTCCTTTGAGGTTTGTCACCAAGGGACCATCTATTTCTGCGTTGCCTGCGACGAAATCAACGATAGCACTTTGCTTGGCCTCGAAACCGTCGCCGGTAATTCTGATTTTTCCGCTTTCTAGCGTCTTGATAGTTTTGAGTTGGCCGTTATCTAAACTTGTCGTGCCGGTCGCCAACGTTACACGCTCGGTATTTTCAACCTTGCAGCCATTACAGTCGATACCATTTGGCGATAACAATATGACATCACCTGCCCGTCCATCTATTTTGAGTTTTTTGAACGAGGCAGCACTTGTGCTTTCGACTGACAAAATGATTTTTTGTGCGGGCTGGTCCCTAAGCTTTGTGTTGCCCCAGAGGGAGTTAACAAGAACGATATCTTTACCGTTGGCTTTCAATTCGGAAAGTCGGTTAAAAGAGATGCCATGTTCATTGGGACGCGCAATTTTTATAAGGTAACTACTGGCATTTTCGACTACGGAAGCACCTGTAGGTAGTTCACTATCCGATGCAATACCATTTACTGCAGAAAAAGCTGTACTGCTTGTCGTGGATATCGCTATTGCTAATGAGAGCTTCAAAACTCCATCTTTCAGAGATCTAGCCAATATTTTTGACATCATGTAATCCGTGTCCCAAGAATGACTTTAATATATTTGTTTTAAAAAACAATAAATTGCATGCTATTTGTTTGTC
The nucleotide sequence above comes from Grimontia kaedaensis. Encoded proteins:
- a CDS encoding filamentous hemagglutinin N-terminal domain-containing protein, translated to MMSKILARSLKDGVLKLSLAIAISTTSSTAFSAVNGIASDSELPTGASVVENASSYLIKIARPNEHGISFNRLSELKANGKDIVLVNSLWGNTKLRDQPAQKIILSVESTSAASFKKLKIDGRAGDVILLSPNGIDCNGCKVENTERVTLATGTTSLDNGQLKTIKTLESGKIRITGDGFEAKQSAIVDFVAGNAEIDGPLVTNLKGRITKVGGQESKQIDPSGPLDVANGDVQVIVGKLNFRYADRQSDAEFSTLSGNALTLTNNADVKVGNLHLESTHENGNIFLDGLVQAKGVWNYIGRYKNQSVIPLESVFVKSNGDITVVDKILATNKVTIDSTNNVFVTPPGGVVEYQTENIWGAEVELVALQKIEVTGAVSAENAHLKAGSVINEGDIETSKELLIDGSAFIKNQFGGVLVGEFIHLKSDNVITNGSLYPYRLTPKTTNHIAARSSYINTIKDGAKLAVPPAPSNMNKVPVSTLSAYILGQNVKVEARDFVNVNPYEVIGSPICTASIPPKCSARLRLDTYESTQVITSAELILDIRLKHHFWNISSIAESWTGNTIIQAPLITNERYSIWADTIKVNHTTQSGNQTTSNDIYVQYIKALSPASKILIGDKALLKSQDFHNNHSAVEIKTDLISDIKNVYQRGLNLRTVWESTTRTEHSRRYCTRKIFGKCIKKSTHWWTTTSIPELTQDESTAKYPFVFLVEGHAHSGFGSNVNDYDEITFGPGGTYTPPAPPKPTKPSRFIPIINSGITFFVPNPNYAAQLQAYLGAK